The stretch of DNA GGTTATATGAATCCATCGTATAAGCCAATTCCAAGTTCCATAGTAGCCGAAGGAGATGATTACTGGAATGGAGCCGGAGATAGGGGAGATCAGGCAATGATCGCGTATGGTGCAGCTCGTTTTGCGCTAACTTATGGCAAAAAAGAAACGGCGGAACAACTTTGGCCATTAATTGAATGGTGCTTGGAATATTGCGACCGTAAGAAAAACGCTGAAGGAGTAATTGCTTCTGATAGTGATGAACTCGAAGGACGTTTTCCGGCCGGAAAAGCAAATTTGTGCACAAGCACATTGTATTACGATGCGCTATTATCAGCAGCTTTACTGAGTACCTCCTTGCATCTTGATACTAAGATAGCATTGAATTATCGTAGCAAAGCTGAAACGCTAAAAAATGCTATTGAGAATTACTTTGGTGCTAAAGTAGAAGGATTTAATACCTACCGCTATTACAAGGAAAATGAGGTGCTGCGTTCATGGATTTGCTTGCCGTTAACCGTCGATATTTTGGATCGTAAAAAGGAAACCATTGATGCATTACGCTCCACTCGTTTATGGACTCCTGATGGATTAGCCACTCAAGCTGGAGATAAAACCTTTTGGGACCGATCAACATTGTATGCACTACGTGGTATGCTTGCTGCCGGGGAAACCGAAAAATCAATGGACTATTTAACATATTACTCGCAGCGACGGTTATTAGGAGAACATGTTCCTTATCCTGTTGAGGCTTTTCCGGAAGGGAATCAGCGTCATTTATCTGCAGAAAGCGGTCTTTATTGTCGCATTTATACCGAAGGTTTATTCGGAATTCGTCCTACTGGATTAAACCAATTTAAAATGACCCCACACTTACCTCAAAATTGGCCGTTTATGTCGCTAAAAAATATTCGAGCCTTTAATACAGTTTTTGATTTAACTGTTAAACGAAAAACAAAGGATGAGATTGAAATTGATGTGATCCAAAATGGTAAAAAGAAAGTGTATTTTATTAAATCAGGAGAAGACTTAACAATTACACTATAATAAAAAAGTCCCTTCTTTCGGTTTAACCGTTAGAAGGGACTTTTTACATTGGATTGAAATATAGTAGTTTACAGCTGCTGGTTGAGTAGACGAGTTTCAAAAACGGGGATCTCTATTGTTCTATTTGGGAGAGTTTTACAATTTGTTGCCCTAAAAGTATTTCGGGGTCTATTATTCGTTTCTTTGTTTTTAACGGCTGCTTATCAGTATCCTTAGCAAGCCAGTTATTATACATTTCATAAATATTTTCATTAGCGAGTTTTTCAATTTTTGATAGGAGATAAAAATCATCCTTATCAAAATCCTCTTTTGTTATTAATTGAGCATCGTAATAGTTTCTTATCAGGCTCTTCATAAATTGATTTGATTCGCTATTCTGTTTTCCATTGAAGTATTCTTCAACTAAATAAGTGTACTTTTCTTTGAACCATTTAGCATATTTTAAATCCTTCAGTACAATTCTGTTACTACTCAATGTTAATCCCTCTAAAAACCAGTTTATATCTTCTTTTGATATTAATTCTAATTTATAAAGGTCTCTTAAAGCATAATCAATTCTGTCGGCACATAGGCTGGGAAGAGGATATTCCAGAATGGTAAACTTTTCCAAATCCAGGAAAGTTTCAATACTTAAATTATGCTCAGTCAATAGGATTTTAATTTCTGAATGGGATACTACATCGCTATATATACGTTCGTGATAATTTTCATCATCAAGCTCCAGAACATAATCAATCAAATGAGAAAAAGCAGTATGTGAAATGTCGTGCAACAAACCTGCAATCTGCTCTTCGATACTGCCTCCAAGTTTCTTTATTAATATCATAACTCCGATTGAATGTTCAAACCGGGTATTATTGAGAGCAGAGTTAGCAATTATTATAGCTCCACCTTGATGTATGTTTTTTAAACGTTGAAAAGGTTTGGTATTTATTAACGATGATAACAGTTTCTCAATTTCTA from Solitalea canadensis DSM 3403 encodes:
- a CDS encoding HD domain-containing protein, with translation MLYLDTIYGEIEIEKLLSSLINTKPFQRLKNIHQGGAIIIANSALNNTRFEHSIGVMILIKKLGGSIEEQIAGLLHDISHTAFSHLIDYVLELDDENYHERIYSDVVSHSEIKILLTEHNLSIETFLDLEKFTILEYPLPSLCADRIDYALRDLYKLELISKEDINWFLEGLTLSSNRIVLKDLKYAKWFKEKYTYLVEEYFNGKQNSESNQFMKSLIRNYYDAQLITKEDFDKDDFYLLSKIEKLANENIYEMYNNWLAKDTDKQPLKTKKRIIDPEILLGQQIVKLSQIEQ